The nucleotide window TCGGGCAGGGGGTCGAGCGGGTCGCCGGTCACGCCGGCGGCGACGAACTCGACGTGTGGCACCTGCCGGGCCGTGACGCCGGCGGCGTCGACGCCCCACGCCTCGAACTCGTCGCGGTCGCGGAGGTCGAGGACGGAGACGCTCGCGCCGTCGCGCAGCGCTCGTGCCAGCGTCTCGGCCGTCACGCTGTCGCCGGCCAACGAGTCGGGGGTGTCGTCCATGCCCTCACTCGGCGGGGGGACGGGGAAACGTTAACGCCCGGACACGCCGAGGGTGAAACATGGACGCAGAGACGTTCCAGACGGATCTAGAGTCGGCGAAACGGACGGAGTTGGACCGACTCGCCTCGAACAAACTGCTGATCGCGCTGACGGACGCCACACTGGAACGGACGGCGGTGTTGTCGGCGGCCGCCGACAGCGAACACGCCGCCCACGAGACCTTCCGGACGTGGGCCGACGCCGAGACGGACCCGGAGGCGGCCGAGGCGTTCGCCTGGACCCGCGACCGGGAACTGGAGCACCGCGACCGCGTGGTGTCGTCGCTCGCGGCCGACGACACGGACCACGACCCGGCCGACGGCGGCCCGTTGCACACGTACCTCCGCGAGCGGACGGACACGGTCGAACGGGTCGCCGCGGGGCTGGTCGCCCGGCCGCTCGTCTCCGAGAGGACCCACACGCAGGTGATCTCCTTCTTCGTCAACGACGCCGACGAGACCCGCGCGAATCTGTTCCGAGAGCTGAAGTCGGAGACCAGAGAGGAGTTAGAACGCGGACTGACGCTGTTAGAGTCGTCGTGCGACGGCGACGACGACTGGGAGCGCGCCCGGATGGTGGCGGAGTACACGATCCAGGTGGCGTACGACGACTACGCCGACGGGCTGGCGGGTGTCGGAGTGGACCCGAAGCCGATCTGTTAGCACCTCCAACGGCCGAACTCTCCGGTGTACGGACAGTCGCGGCGCGGTTCTGACGGCCGAACCGAGGCACAGTTCGTCAACGGCCGAACCGGCGCTGGCGTCGTTCGTACGCCAACACCGCCCGGAGGTAGTCGCGCCGCCGGAAGTCGCGCCAGTTCACGTCCGTGAAGTACAGCTCCGAGTAGACGGACTGCCAGATCATGAAGTCCGACAGTCGTTCGGCGCCGGTCTTGACGACCAGGTCCGGCTCCTCCGGGAACACGAGCCGCCGCTCTACGTCCTCGGCGTCGATCTCGTCGGGCTCTAACTCCCCCGCCTCCACGCCCTCGGCGATCTCTCTGACGGCGGCGGCGAACTCCCGTTTGCCGCCGAGACCGATGTTGACCTGGATGGGGGCGTCCGCTCGCTCCGTGTCGTCCGGTCGGCGGACGGTGAGCGGCCGCGGGGCCTCCACCCCCTCCAGTTCGCGTGCGAGCGTCTCGACGACCGCCTCGTCCAAGACGGACACGGAGACGGTCACGCGGCTGGCGCCGTAGTCGAACGCCCACGAGAGCACGTCCGAGAGGGTGTCGTAGGCTCCCTGTTCCAACAGGTCCCGCTCCGTGAGGACGACCGCGACGTGGTCCGGCGGGTCGGCGTCCTCCAGCCGGTGACGGACGGCGAGGTAGATGTCGTACAGCCCCACGCGCTCCGCTGTGTCGCCGGGAGACAAAAGCCGACCGGCTCGTCGGCCGCGTGGCCCCCCGACTCCGTGGATTTATAGCTACAGGCGAGCAACTCTGGTGCAAATGTCGTCTATCGAACTCACGTCGAGCCAGCGTGACATCCTGTCTGCGCTGGTCGACCTCCACCGGGAGCGGGAGGACTCGGTCAAAGGAGAGACCATCGCCGGGGAGGTGGGGCGCAACGCCGGCACCATCCGCAACCAGATGCAGAGCCTGAAGGCGCTCCAACTCGTCGAGGGAGTACCCGGGCCGAAGGGTGGATACCGACCGACGACGAAGGCGTTCGAGGCGTTGGACGTCCAACAGATGGACGACCCGGCGTCGACGCCGTTGGCGCTGGAAGGGGAACACCAGGAGAGCCTGAACGTCCAGGAGATCGACCTCACCTCCGTCCACCACCCGGAGCTGTGTCGCGCGGAGGTGACGGCACAGGGATCGATCCGTCACATCAGCGACGGCGACAGCGTCACCGTCGGCCCGACGCCGTTGTCGAAGCTCGTCATCGAGGGGACCGTCGACGGGAAAGAGGAGGCCGCCAACACGCTCGTGTTGAAGATCGACGGGATGCGAGCACCCGCGGGAGAGTCGTCACACTAGCCCGTCGCTCGTGGCCCGGGGTCAGGTTCGGTCGTCGAGGAAGTCCGTCGAGAAGGCGAGGTACGCCAACGCGGAACAGAAGAGGATCGGCGGGAGGATCATGAACCCCCACAGTGGGTTGATCCCCCACCACAGCAGGAGGAGCACGTCCGCGAGCCCGAGCGCGAGAAACGGGGCGACGTACAACACCGCCCGGCGACGCCGAGTCCTGTCGGTTCCCAGATCCGGATCGAGATTCGGGCCGTCGTCGACTGCGGCCTCGTCGCTCATACGCGCGGTTCGTCCCCCTGGGACAAAAGCGGCCCGACGCGTCGCCGTCACTCGGCTGCGTCGTCGAACCGCGACAGCACCCGAACGACGGTGAACAGCCCGGTCACGACGACGCCGGCGAGGGCGACGCCGTAGGCCGCGAGCGAGAGGCCGCTGACGGGCAACACGAGCACGCTGAGCAGTCTGACAGTCTCTGCGGGGCTGTTCGAGCCGAGGGTGTAGCCGGCGATTCCGGCGAACACCACGACTGTCGCGGCCGCTCCCAGGAGGTAGCGTCGGCCGTTGCCGCCCGGTTGGATCTCGTCGGGCCGGAGCGGCCGGTCCGTCTCGTCGGTCACAGCCACACTCTGAGCCGCGGCGGCTTGTCGCTGTCGAACCCCGTCTCGGTGTGTTTTTGCCCCGACCCGGGTAACCCCCGGTATGGACGAGGAGGTAGCCGACCTGTTCGAGGCCGCCGAGACGGCGATGGAGTCTGCACACGTCCCCTACTCGGAGTACCCGGTCGGGGCCGCACTGGAGACGGCCGACGGCGAGGTGTTCGTCGGCTGTAACGTGGAGAACGCGAACTACTCCAACTCGCTGCACGCCGAGGAGGTGGCCGTCGGCGAGGCTGTCAAGCGAGGACACACGGCGTTCTCGCGGCTGGCGGTCGTGTCGGCGGCCCGCGACGGCGTCACGCCGTGCGGGATGTGTCGCCAGACGCTGGCAGAGTTCTGTGCCGAGTCGCTGCCGGTGTTCTGTCTGGACGGTGAGACGGTCGTCGAGTACAGCCTCGGAGAACTCCTGCCGGCGGCGATCAGCGAGGAGACGCTGTCGGACAGTCGGTAGCTGCGCCGACGCTGTCGATTGCGCCAGCTCTGCCGATTGCGTCAGCACTGTCGATTGGGCCAGCTCTGCCGACTGCGTCGGCGTTGCCGGCTACGCCGTGTCGTCGTCGGGGAACCGGTGGATCACCGCCCCACAGTCGGCACACGCCAACACGTCGTCCGCCAGCGAGCCGTAGACGCCCCCGGCGCCGCCACAACACTCCGCCTGGGTAGTCTCCTCCACGTCGCCGCCACAGACGGGACACTCCGGGAGGAACAGCCGGAGCGGCCGTGTCGCCGGCTGCCAGTAGCGTGGCGGGACGCCCGCCGACGACAGCGCCTCCACGCTGGCGGTGTCCGTGATCGCCGCCGGCCGCGACAGCGCTGTCCCCGTCGGCCCGCCCACCTGGACGCCGTCGGCGACGACCGTCGCCTCGTCGGTGAAGCCGGCGGCGTCGGCGACCCGCGCCGCGAGCGTCTCGTCGCCGGCCGCCCGTAGCTCTCGGACCGCGTCGAGCCACTCCCGCTCGAACGACTCCCCGAGGTGGAGCCGTTCCTCGCCGGTCAACACGCCGGCCGACAGCAACGCCCGTGTCACCTCGTCGCCACTCGGCGCCTCGTCGTCGGCCGCCTCGCGGTCCGCGTCCGCGAGGGTGGTCTTGGGGTCGGCGCCGTCGCCGCTCCCGCCCCCTCCACCGCTCCCGCCGCCGCCGTGGTCGAACCGGATCGGCAGCCACGCGGCGACGGCCGGGGCGAACTGCGGCGTGTACGGGACGACGTACCCTCGGAGCGCGACCAGCGCCAGCCCGACCCCGACCGCGAGGCCGGCGACGACCGGCGAGACGACGGCCAGACCGGCCCCAGCGAGCGCCACGAGCGCGACGTTGACGACAGTGCAGGGAGTACACCGGTTCTCGCCGGTGTACTCCGGTCGGCGGATGGCGGAGACGACGGACATCGACAGTCGGTTGGTGACGGAGCCGCCTGAGAGTTTCGCAGGCGGCGAAGTCGCCTCGGCGACGGTGTCACTCGACGGCCGGGCCGGTCCCCTGCCCGATCTCTTCCCGTGCGTCGGGAACGCGCGAGAGCGACTTGCCCGCCGGTCGCCTACCGACCGAGTCGATGCACGGAGAGCACGCGCGACGGGAGGCGCTCCGGGTCGGAGGCACGGCCGTGGCGGTCGCACTCGCCGGGTGCTCCGGCGGCGGCGACGGAACGGAGACAGCCGGCGGTAGCGGCAGTGGCGGTAGTGCCGGGGCCGCGAGCGGCGACGACGGCGGCGAGCAGTTCGACGGCTACCTCTCGGACGTCGAGAACTTCGACGGGGTCGTCGACCGCACCGGATCGGACCGGACGACGGTGAAAGTCGGCGTGGAGAACGGCAGCGGCGCGTTCGGGTTCGGGCCGGCGGCGATCCGGGTGTCGGCCGGGACGGAGGTCGTGTGGGAGTGGACCGGCCGCGGCGCCTCGCACAACGTCGTCGCCGAGGACGCCGCCTTCGAGAGTCGACTCACCGCGACGGAGGGACACACGTACTCGCGGTCGTTCGACGACCCGGGGACAGTGAACTACTACTGCCAGCCGCATCGGTCCATCGGAATGAAGGGCGTCGTCGTCGTCGTCGAGTGAGGCTACGACGGCGACGTCCGGGCCAGGAGTCCGTCCAGCCAGCGGGCGAGTCGGCGACGCCAGACGAGCGCGGCGACCGCCAGGAGGTACGAGGCGGTCGCCAGGAGGTACGTGGACAGTCCGAGTCCGCCGACAGCGAGCCCGGCGGACCCGAGTCCGGCGCCCAACGACGCCACCACGGGCAGCGAGCAGCCGGCACACGACGCGACGGCGACGGCGCCGCCGGCGGCCGAGCAGACACCGGTCCCGTTGCTCTCGTGGCCCGCGAGCGTCTCCGCGGCCGCGACGGCGACGAGGTAGCCGACCGCGAGGTAGCCGGCGACGCGGTACGGCAGCAGCCGTGCGGCGACGAACGGGCCGTCCCAGCCCACGGCCGGCCCCCAGCCCGGAGGGAGCGTGAAGAGGTGGAGTTCGGCGGCGTCGCCGGTGGACACGGAGACGAGCCCGGTGAGCCACGCCAGCCCGAGGGTGTAGCCGGCCCCGACGACGGCCGCGACGACGCCGACACGGCGGGAGACCGACGGCGTGTCGACGACCCGGACCGCGGTCGCGGCGGCCGTCAGCCAGACGAACGGCACCGCGAGCGTCGTCGGCGCCGCCAGCCCGGCGTCCGTCGCCAGGAGGTACACCAGCGCCGACCCCGCCTGGAGCCCACAGACGCTCACGAGGAACCGACTGCGTCGGCCACGACCGATCACGGTGACACCTCGGTCTCTGTGTCGGGCGTGTCCCTCGTACCGTTCGTGTCTCTCGTCTCGTCTGTGTCCCCCGTACCGTCCGTGTCTCTCGTCTCGTCCGTGTCCCCGAGCGACCGAGTGGAGTTGGCGACGACGAGCAGGCTGGAGGCGGCCATCGCCACGGCCGCGAGCAACGGCGTGACGACGCCCAGCACGGCCGCGGGGACGGCGACGGCGTTGTAGCCGAACGCCCACGCCAGGTTCTCTCGAACCCGACGCCGGGTGTCCGAGAGGATCGACAGCGCGTCCTCGACCGCCCGGAGATCCGGGCGGACGACGACGGCGTCGGCGGCGTCTGCGGCCAACTCCGTTCCGGTGGCGACGGCGACTCCGAGGTCGGCGGCCGCCAGCGCCGGCGCGTCGTTGCTGCCGTCGCCGACCATCGCCACCGTCCCGTCCTCGCTCAGCCGGCGGACGGTCTCCGTCTTCGCCTCCGGCGGGAGCCCGGCGTACACCTCGTCGACGGCGTCCGCGTCGGCGACTCGGTCCGCGGCCGCGCCGTCGTCCCCGGTCAACACGACGATCCGACGGCCGTCGTCGCCGCCGGCCGCGATCTCCGACAGCGCCGTCTCCCACCCCTCGCGGTGGTCGTCGCGGGCGACGACCACCCCGTGGACCCGTGGTGTCGCCGTCGCCGGCTCGTCGGGGGCCGTCCAGCCCACGTACGCCGCGAGGTCGCCGTCGTCGTCCGCCCCGTGGTAGGCCCGGCGGAGGCGTTCGGGGACGGTCGCGTCCGCGAACAACGACGCCCCGCCGACCCGCACCCGACGACCGTCGACCCGGCCGCCGACGCCGCGCCCGGGGTGGACCTGGAACGAGTCGACCGTCGCGCCCGGGCCACCGACGGGAACGGACCCGAACCGCCCGTCGCGTGCCGCGTCCACGACCGCGTCCGCGACCGGGTGGTCGGAGTGTGCCTCGACGGCCGCGGCGTACCCGAGGACCGTGCCGGCGTCCGGCCGCTCGGCGGTGTCGTCGCCCGTGGCCGCGACCCCGCCGTCCGCCGTCGGCTCGCGGGCCGTCACGAGGTCGGTCACGCGCATCTCCCCGGCCGTGAGCGTGCCGGTCTTGTCGAACGCCACGGTGTCGACGTCGGCGGCCGCCTCGACGG belongs to Halobaculum sp. MBLA0143 and includes:
- the cdd gene encoding cytidine deaminase; this encodes MDEEVADLFEAAETAMESAHVPYSEYPVGAALETADGEVFVGCNVENANYSNSLHAEEVAVGEAVKRGHTAFSRLAVVSAARDGVTPCGMCRQTLAEFCAESLPVFCLDGETVVEYSLGELLPAAISEETLSDSR
- a CDS encoding Rrf2 family transcriptional regulator yields the protein MSSIELTSSQRDILSALVDLHREREDSVKGETIAGEVGRNAGTIRNQMQSLKALQLVEGVPGPKGGYRPTTKAFEALDVQQMDDPASTPLALEGEHQESLNVQEIDLTSVHHPELCRAEVTAQGSIRHISDGDSVTVGPTPLSKLVIEGTVDGKEEAANTLVLKIDGMRAPAGESSH
- a CDS encoding undecaprenyl diphosphate synthase family protein — translated: MGLYDIYLAVRHRLEDADPPDHVAVVLTERDLLEQGAYDTLSDVLSWAFDYGASRVTVSVSVLDEAVVETLARELEGVEAPRPLTVRRPDDTERADAPIQVNIGLGGKREFAAAVREIAEGVEAGELEPDEIDAEDVERRLVFPEEPDLVVKTGAERLSDFMIWQSVYSELYFTDVNWRDFRRRDYLRAVLAYERRQRRFGR
- a CDS encoding rubrerythrin family protein — translated: MDAETFQTDLESAKRTELDRLASNKLLIALTDATLERTAVLSAAADSEHAAHETFRTWADAETDPEAAEAFAWTRDRELEHRDRVVSSLAADDTDHDPADGGPLHTYLRERTDTVERVAAGLVARPLVSERTHTQVISFFVNDADETRANLFRELKSETREELERGLTLLESSCDGDDDWERARMVAEYTIQVAYDDYADGLAGVGVDPKPIC
- a CDS encoding halocyanin domain-containing protein, translated to MHGEHARREALRVGGTAVAVALAGCSGGGDGTETAGGSGSGGSAGAASGDDGGEQFDGYLSDVENFDGVVDRTGSDRTTVKVGVENGSGAFGFGPAAIRVSAGTEVVWEWTGRGASHNVVAEDAAFESRLTATEGHTYSRSFDDPGTVNYYCQPHRSIGMKGVVVVVE